Part of the bacterium genome is shown below.
CGGAAGGCCCCGTCCCTCGGATCGATCCTGCGCGGGCGCGTCATTCCTCCGGTCGGCGGCGACACCTGCTTTGCCAACGCGGTGATGGCGTACGAGCGTCTCTCGCCTGCGTGGAAGGAGCGGATCGACGGCCTGACCGCGTCCCACGACTACATGAACGTCTTCGGTCGGAGCGTGCCCGAGGAGAAGAAGGCCGAGATGCGCGAGAAGTATCCGGTCCAGCACCACCCGGTCGTGCGCACCCATCCGGAGACCGGCGAGAAGGCGATCTACACGAACTGCAGCTTCGTGACCCATGTCGACGGGGTCGACGCCGAGGAGAGCAAGGCGATCCTCGACCATCTCGAGCGGGCGATCATGAGTCCGAACGTCCAGTGCCGCTTCCGCTGGGAGAAGGATTCGATCGCGATGTGGGACAACCGCTGTACGCAGCACTTCGCGACCAACGACTTCTGGCCCGAAGAGCGGCGGATGGAACGGGTCACGATCGTCGGCGACCAGCCGTACTAGGGCGCTTCCGCGGGAACCATTCGCACGATCTGGCCTCCGCTCTCGTGCTCGAGGAGCAGGAGGACGTGGCCCTGCGCGTCGACCTCGACGTCGCGGATGCGCGCGAGGTCGCGAACGAGGAGCTCCGTTCGGACGTGGCGATCGTCCTCGATCAGGACGCGGAAGAGGTCGCTGCCCTTGAGTGAGCCGACGAGGAAGGCCCCCTGCCAGTCGGAGAACGCGTCGCCTTCGTAGATCACGAAGCTCGAGATCGCGGGGGAGGGCGTGATGTCGACGATGGGCTGTACGATCGAGGTGAGGTCGAGCTCGATCCCCAGGATGTTCCCGTACTCGACCGGCGTGCCGTCGTAGTCCTGTCCGAGGGAGTAGAGGGGCCAGCCGTAGTTGCGGCCGGGGCGGAGCAGATTGATCTCGTCGCCGCCGCGTGGGCCCATCTCGGCCTCCCAGAGCTTGCCGGTCTCCGGCTCGAACTCGAGGCCCTGGGGGCTCCGGTGGCCGTAGGTCCAGATCGCCGGGATCACGCCTTCGACGTCCACGAAGGGGTTGTCGCGAGGGATCCGCCCGTCGTCGTGGAGTCGCAGGACCTTCCCGTAGGGCTTGCCGAGATCCTGGACGCCGTCGAAGTTG
Proteins encoded:
- a CDS encoding TauD/TfdA family dioxygenase, with protein sequence MPFEIRPATAALGAEILGVDLASLDDAGLAEVRKLWMDYKVLFFRDQDLTIEEHIAFGRRFGELERHPFAPDLPEHPEIVHITSTEERPYAANMWHSDVTWRKAPSLGSILRGRVIPPVGGDTCFANAVMAYERLSPAWKERIDGLTASHDYMNVFGRSVPEEKKAEMREKYPVQHHPVVRTHPETGEKAIYTNCSFVTHVDGVDAEESKAILDHLERAIMSPNVQCRFRWEKDSIAMWDNRCTQHFATNDFWPEERRMERVTIVGDQPY